A single genomic interval of Spirosoma taeanense harbors:
- a CDS encoding GreA/GreB family elongation factor: MNHSVNYLSVREELLAQCRAYVQQRISTARQAMEAAQESANSESKSSAGDKYETGRAMAQLERDRHAQLLAEALKLEQELIRLNTEKTYATVQPGSLVITSRGRFFISISAGKLNIDGSDYFAVSPASPIGVALAGHKAGDTVQFNAMSYQLTEVV, translated from the coding sequence TTGAATCATTCTGTTAATTATCTGAGCGTCAGAGAAGAGTTACTTGCTCAGTGCCGGGCCTACGTCCAGCAGCGAATCAGTACGGCCCGTCAGGCTATGGAAGCGGCTCAGGAATCGGCCAATTCGGAATCGAAAAGCAGTGCGGGCGACAAATACGAAACCGGCCGGGCAATGGCCCAGCTCGAACGCGACCGGCACGCTCAGCTTCTGGCCGAAGCCCTGAAGCTGGAACAGGAACTAATCCGCCTGAACACCGAAAAAACCTACGCCACCGTCCAGCCCGGCAGTCTGGTCATTACCAGCCGGGGGCGTTTTTTTATCAGTATCAGCGCGGGTAAGCTCAACATTGATGGTAGCGATTACTTCGCGGTATCACCGGCATCGCCTATTGGTGTGGCCCTGGCAGGGCACAAAGCCGGCGATACCGTGCAATTCAACGCGATGTCGTATCAACTGACCGAAGTAGTCTGA
- the nhaD gene encoding sodium:proton antiporter NhaD has translation MTLTLIILFTVGYTLITLEHPIKVNKTATALITGVVCWVVYAMMGPTAEEVGHHLGEHLSDIAEILFFLLGAMTVVELIDAHDGFTLITDRIASRNTRTLLWIISLLAFFMSALLDNLTTAIVMTSVLRKLVRNAEQRRIMAGMVIVAANAGGAWSPIGDVTTTMLWIGGQITTVRIISSLIVPSLVSLLVPLAILTMLYKPEEQAATLGISRPYVTPTARRERRTMLAIGLGGMLFVPIFKTVTHLPPYMGMMLVLGLIWVASELLHSDKDEAERQKFTAAYALSRIDASSVLFFLGILLAVSSLEATGVLRALAESLSQSVGNLDVIVLLIGLASAVVDNVPIVAAAMGMYDLATYPVDSKLWEFLAYCAGTGGSILVIGSAAGVAVMGMERLDFGWYLVRISWLALIGYVAGALTYLAQVAVFA, from the coding sequence ATGACTCTGACACTAATTATTCTTTTTACTGTTGGCTACACACTCATCACGCTCGAACACCCGATTAAGGTCAACAAAACGGCTACCGCGCTTATAACGGGTGTAGTCTGCTGGGTGGTGTACGCGATGATGGGACCGACCGCCGAAGAAGTTGGTCATCATCTGGGCGAACACCTGTCAGACATTGCCGAGATTCTGTTTTTTCTGCTCGGGGCCATGACCGTCGTCGAACTGATTGACGCGCACGATGGCTTTACGCTCATCACCGACCGCATCGCGAGCCGCAACACCCGTACCCTGCTCTGGATTATCAGCCTGCTGGCGTTCTTTATGTCGGCGCTGCTGGATAACCTAACAACGGCCATTGTTATGACCTCGGTGCTGCGGAAGCTGGTACGTAACGCCGAACAGCGACGCATCATGGCGGGCATGGTGATCGTGGCGGCCAACGCGGGTGGAGCCTGGTCACCCATCGGCGACGTAACAACAACCATGCTCTGGATTGGCGGGCAAATCACGACTGTCCGGATTATCAGTTCGTTAATCGTTCCGAGCCTGGTGTCGCTGCTGGTTCCACTGGCGATTCTGACGATGCTGTATAAACCTGAAGAACAGGCGGCTACGCTGGGCATCAGTCGGCCTTATGTAACCCCAACGGCCCGGCGCGAACGACGCACAATGCTGGCAATCGGGCTGGGGGGGATGTTATTTGTGCCTATTTTCAAAACCGTTACGCACCTGCCGCCATACATGGGCATGATGCTCGTGCTGGGGCTGATCTGGGTCGCGTCGGAATTACTGCATAGCGACAAAGACGAAGCCGAGCGGCAGAAATTTACGGCTGCCTACGCCCTGAGCCGGATTGATGCGTCGAGCGTGTTGTTTTTTCTGGGCATTCTGCTGGCCGTCAGCAGCTTAGAGGCCACGGGGGTATTACGTGCCCTGGCCGAGTCACTGAGTCAATCAGTGGGCAACCTGGATGTAATTGTTCTATTGATTGGCCTGGCGTCGGCCGTTGTCGATAACGTGCCGATTGTGGCTGCGGCAATGGGTATGTATGACCTGGCTACGTATCCGGTTGATAGCAAGCTGTGGGAGTTTCTAGCCTATTGCGCCGGCACCGGCGGCAGCATTCTGGTTATTGGTTCGGCGGCTGGTGTGGCCGTAATGGGCATGGAGCGGCTGGACTTCGGCTGGTATCTGGTCCGGATCAGCTGGCTGGCGCTGATTGGTTACGTAGCCGGGGCCCTGACTTATCTGGCGCAGGTGGCCGTATTTGCCTGA
- a CDS encoding sensor histidine kinase, whose protein sequence is MIVSVAAGQSATRADTLTINRWCRTAFDLLSANTDSANALSRQIVSQSQQIHYPYGLARGYALIGAVMRNQGTFDSAVYYAQKALPLFESQNRRDGIAHVYNLLAQTYKRMGDAQNVRLLTQKALQYADMARHFAFQSRNYSELSRAYNTLGISYRDLHKFDSARVNYLQAIAIETKYHPNPSYLPVSYANYGQILMDADRNFTLAIRFFKMAVPLYEQQHNLTGLEHAYRNLSWAYRQQGNQPAAMAAADKALALSRLVNDPHRLFNSLEAAYMAYRAAGNYAKAIGFLEEWKDREDSLMNVEKTRTIAMLEATYQFQRKEARIRQLAEENRRERRQMTYLTAGLCLLIFLFGGLFWQYQSIRSSRIRIRHQSDQMALMMKELHHRVKNNLAIVSSLLRLQSYQLTDERVAQAIRTGQQRVEAMALIHHRLYQTDNVTTVNMRDYLSDLANSLMQAYGYYPDEVDLHLDITKEWLEVDIAVPIGLIVNELVTNSFKHAYESVSRPMLRIRLHEQQGLFLEVQDNGPGIAPDDWEEHGQESFGKQLVASLCKQLSGVVEVRYQNGALFRMRFAEVN, encoded by the coding sequence TTGATTGTAAGTGTAGCCGCCGGACAGTCGGCAACCCGTGCCGATACGCTTACCATCAACCGCTGGTGCCGTACGGCATTCGATCTGCTTAGTGCCAACACCGACTCGGCCAATGCCCTCAGCCGCCAGATCGTCAGTCAATCGCAGCAGATTCATTATCCTTACGGCCTGGCCCGCGGCTACGCGCTGATTGGGGCGGTCATGCGTAACCAGGGCACGTTCGATTCAGCCGTTTATTATGCGCAGAAAGCCCTTCCGCTCTTTGAGTCGCAGAATCGCCGGGATGGCATTGCTCACGTGTATAACCTGCTCGCACAGACGTATAAGCGCATGGGTGATGCTCAAAACGTGCGGCTTCTCACCCAAAAAGCCCTGCAATATGCAGACATGGCCCGGCATTTCGCCTTTCAAAGCCGAAATTACAGTGAACTAAGCCGCGCCTATAATACACTGGGCATCTCCTACCGGGACCTTCACAAGTTCGACTCCGCAAGAGTTAATTATCTGCAGGCGATAGCCATTGAAACAAAATACCACCCGAATCCCTCCTATCTACCCGTTTCGTACGCAAACTACGGTCAGATTCTGATGGATGCCGACCGGAATTTTACGCTGGCTATTCGGTTTTTCAAGATGGCTGTTCCGCTCTATGAACAGCAGCATAATCTGACGGGACTGGAGCATGCCTACCGAAATTTAAGCTGGGCCTATCGCCAGCAGGGTAACCAACCCGCTGCAATGGCTGCGGCCGACAAAGCCCTTGCCCTGAGCCGCCTTGTCAACGATCCTCACCGGCTGTTCAACTCGCTAGAAGCGGCTTATATGGCTTACCGGGCTGCCGGAAACTACGCCAAAGCCATTGGCTTCCTGGAAGAATGGAAAGACCGTGAGGACTCCCTGATGAACGTCGAAAAAACCCGGACCATTGCCATGCTGGAGGCCACCTATCAATTTCAGCGGAAAGAGGCCCGTATTCGTCAGCTAGCCGAAGAAAACCGGCGCGAACGACGACAGATGACGTACCTGACGGCCGGACTTTGCCTATTGATTTTTCTGTTCGGTGGGCTGTTCTGGCAATACCAGTCGATACGAAGCAGTCGGATACGGATACGGCATCAATCTGATCAGATGGCGCTAATGATGAAGGAACTGCACCATCGGGTCAAAAATAACCTGGCCATTGTCTCAAGTCTGCTGCGTCTGCAATCCTATCAGTTGACCGACGAGCGGGTCGCTCAGGCAATCCGAACGGGTCAGCAGCGCGTGGAGGCTATGGCCCTGATTCACCACCGGCTTTACCAGACCGACAACGTAACGACCGTGAACATGCGGGACTACCTCAGCGATCTGGCGAATAGTCTGATGCAGGCGTATGGCTACTACCCCGACGAAGTCGATTTACACCTGGACATCACCAAAGAATGGCTGGAAGTGGACATCGCGGTTCCAATTGGCCTGATCGTCAACGAGCTGGTAACGAACTCGTTCAAACACGCTTATGAATCGGTTAGCCGTCCGATGCTACGTATTCGTTTGCACGAGCAGCAAGGGCTATTTCTGGAAGTGCAGGACAATGGCCCCGGCATTGCCCCCGACGACTGGGAGGAGCATGGTCAGGAGTCGTTTGGCAAACAACTCGTGGCCTCCCTCTGCAAGCAGCTATCGGGCGTTGTTGAAGTCAGGTATCAGAATGGCGCATTGTTCCGCATGCGATTTGCCGAAGTCAACTGA
- a CDS encoding SDR family oxidoreductase — protein MQQMEMETPAQQQEAQPGIEAQMHPQPIFIRDDYEGSDKLKDKIALITGGDSGIGRAVAVHFAREGADVAIIYHPREEEDAQKTKQLIEAEGRRSLLIPGDLRKLSFIREAVGKVLSEFNRINILVNNAAVQYPQKELTDINDEDMVATFETNILAMFRLTKAALPHMDAYDCIVNTTSVTSYRGSETLLDYSSTKGAITAFTRSLSQHLVERNIRVNAVAPGPIWTPLIVASFDPEKVANFGKDTPMERAGQPAEVAPAYVFLASEDASYITGQVMHINGGEIINS, from the coding sequence ATGCAACAAATGGAAATGGAAACCCCTGCTCAGCAACAGGAAGCTCAGCCGGGTATCGAGGCCCAGATGCACCCGCAGCCGATTTTTATTCGCGACGACTACGAAGGCTCGGATAAACTCAAAGATAAAATAGCCCTGATTACGGGTGGCGACAGCGGCATTGGCCGGGCGGTGGCCGTACATTTCGCCCGTGAAGGCGCCGATGTGGCGATCATCTATCACCCCCGGGAGGAAGAAGACGCGCAGAAAACCAAACAACTGATCGAAGCGGAAGGTCGTCGCAGTCTGCTCATTCCGGGCGATCTGCGTAAGCTGTCGTTCATTCGGGAAGCGGTTGGCAAAGTACTCAGCGAGTTCAACCGGATAAATATTCTGGTGAATAATGCGGCCGTTCAGTACCCCCAGAAAGAACTGACCGACATTAACGACGAGGACATGGTGGCAACGTTTGAAACGAACATCCTGGCCATGTTCCGGCTCACTAAAGCCGCCCTGCCGCACATGGATGCCTACGACTGCATTGTCAATACAACCTCGGTAACGTCGTATCGGGGCAGCGAAACCCTGCTGGATTACTCATCCACTAAAGGGGCCATTACGGCCTTTACGCGCTCGTTATCGCAGCACCTGGTTGAGCGGAACATCCGGGTGAACGCCGTTGCGCCCGGCCCCATCTGGACACCGCTGATTGTGGCGTCGTTCGACCCGGAGAAGGTAGCCAATTTTGGTAAAGACACGCCCATGGAGCGCGCCGGCCAGCCCGCCGAAGTAGCGCCCGCCTACGTATTCCTGGCCTCTGAAGATGCCTCCTACATAACCGGACAGGTCATGCACATCAACGGGGGAGAGATTATTAATTCATAA
- the crtD gene encoding 1-hydroxycarotenoid 3,4-desaturase CrtD, whose amino-acid sequence MPTAAVIGSGIAGLAAAIRLAVKGYEVEVFEANDYAGGKLSSFENTGPDGGLYRFDAGPSLFTMPHLVDELFRLAGRNPADYFEYIRLDETCRYFWDDGARLTAWADHHRFGQEIETVLGEPAEHLHAHLRDSAVKYNVTEKLFLHRSLHKAATWLNRDALRGYLNLPRLGVFGTMNGANERRFQHPKLVQLFNRYATYNGSDPYQTPATLNIIPHLEYNIGAFFPKDGMIGITRSLVRLAEDLGVRFYFNTRVTEIVTNGKKVVDIRTVPKRIGYPVDVVVSNMDVVSTFRRLLPTARQPERILRQPKSSSGLIFYWGINRQFAELGLHNIFFSNDYRAEFDCLFNQQTLSDDPTIYLNITSKHKPDDAPPGCENWFILLNAPNNTGQDWDALIAQARQNVIRKLSRNLDVDVSSLIQSESVLDPRSIEARTSSSQGALYGNSSNNRFAAFLRHANFSRQFSNLFFVGGSVHPGGGIPLCLLSAKIATELVEEIR is encoded by the coding sequence ATGCCCACTGCCGCCGTTATCGGATCTGGAATTGCTGGCCTGGCGGCTGCCATCCGACTGGCCGTTAAAGGCTACGAGGTTGAAGTGTTCGAGGCCAATGACTATGCCGGAGGAAAACTGTCGAGCTTTGAGAACACTGGTCCGGATGGGGGACTCTATCGCTTCGACGCCGGGCCGTCGTTGTTCACCATGCCGCATCTGGTCGATGAACTGTTTAGGCTGGCAGGCCGCAACCCAGCCGATTATTTTGAATATATTCGTTTAGACGAGACCTGCCGCTATTTCTGGGACGATGGTGCCCGCCTGACGGCCTGGGCTGACCACCACCGCTTCGGGCAGGAGATAGAAACCGTGCTGGGCGAACCCGCCGAACACCTGCACGCCCACCTGCGCGACAGTGCGGTTAAGTATAACGTAACCGAGAAGCTGTTTCTGCACCGGTCGCTTCATAAAGCCGCTACCTGGCTCAATCGTGATGCCCTGCGGGGTTACCTTAATCTGCCCCGGCTGGGCGTGTTTGGCACCATGAACGGTGCAAACGAACGCCGGTTCCAGCATCCCAAGCTAGTGCAGCTATTCAACCGATACGCGACCTATAATGGCTCTGACCCTTACCAGACGCCCGCTACGCTGAATATTATTCCGCATCTGGAATACAACATTGGCGCGTTTTTCCCGAAAGACGGCATGATCGGCATCACCCGCAGTCTGGTGCGGCTGGCCGAAGACCTGGGCGTTCGGTTTTACTTTAACACCCGCGTTACGGAGATCGTGACGAACGGAAAGAAGGTGGTGGACATCCGCACCGTTCCCAAGCGAATAGGTTATCCGGTAGACGTCGTGGTGTCTAACATGGATGTGGTGAGTACGTTTCGTAGACTATTGCCCACTGCCCGGCAGCCGGAGCGGATTCTGCGGCAGCCCAAATCCAGTTCGGGGTTGATTTTTTATTGGGGCATCAACCGGCAGTTTGCCGAACTGGGTCTGCATAATATTTTCTTCAGCAACGATTACCGAGCGGAATTCGACTGTCTGTTTAATCAGCAAACCCTGTCCGACGACCCGACGATTTACCTGAATATTACCAGCAAACACAAGCCCGACGACGCGCCCCCCGGTTGCGAAAACTGGTTCATTCTGCTCAACGCGCCGAACAATACCGGCCAGGACTGGGACGCCCTCATTGCCCAGGCACGTCAGAATGTTATCCGGAAGCTTAGCCGCAATCTGGACGTTGACGTTAGCTCGCTTATTCAATCCGAGTCTGTACTGGATCCCCGCAGTATCGAAGCCCGGACCTCGTCGTCGCAGGGCGCGTTATACGGCAACAGCAGCAACAACCGGTTTGCGGCCTTTCTGCGGCACGCCAATTTTTCGCGGCAGTTCAGCAACCTGTTCTTCGTGGGGGGCAGCGTGCATCCGGGTGGCGGGATTCCGCTTTGCCTGCTTTCGGCTAAAATCGCGACGGAACTGGTAGAAGAAATCCGGTAG
- a CDS encoding cation:proton antiporter — protein sequence MDSSILIIVLSLSVLVSYAFDLFSSRFKTPSVLLLLLLGMLTRQATDYAGVQVPYVNTILPTLGTLGLILIVLENGLDLELHTEKLSVLRRTLLASLLSIVGTTLLLAGVLYVLLNDSFYHCLMAALPFSIISSAVAIPSVSNLSAGQAEFVIYESAFAGILGVLAFNFLLLSRNSVWEAILLFARDTLVMALVSLGCCFLLLYLIGRINHRIKFLPIISVLFLVYAIAEINHLSSLLLILIFGLFLNNTELFIRGRLSLVLKNDLFEKELDQLKNLTAEGAFVVRTFFFLILGYAAVPQELFDRDALIVSGIFMVVIILWRWLTLRTTYPGASKPLLWVAPRGLITILLYLNIPQDLRLLGFREGIPMLVVVLSLLVMTVGVLGYKSS from the coding sequence ATGGATTCCTCGATTCTGATTATTGTGCTGAGTTTGTCGGTGCTGGTTTCGTATGCATTCGACTTATTCAGTAGCCGATTCAAGACCCCTTCGGTGCTGCTCCTGCTGCTGCTGGGCATGCTGACCCGGCAGGCTACCGATTACGCGGGTGTGCAGGTTCCTTACGTGAACACTATTCTGCCGACGCTCGGCACGCTGGGACTAATCCTGATTGTTCTCGAAAACGGTCTTGATCTGGAACTCCATACCGAAAAACTGAGTGTTCTGCGCCGGACGTTGCTGGCCTCCCTGTTATCTATAGTGGGAACGACTCTGCTGCTGGCCGGGGTGCTTTATGTGCTGCTGAACGATTCGTTTTATCACTGCCTGATGGCAGCCTTACCGTTTTCCATTATCAGCAGCGCCGTTGCCATTCCGAGCGTATCGAATCTGTCGGCGGGGCAGGCTGAGTTCGTCATTTATGAATCGGCCTTCGCTGGAATCCTGGGCGTATTGGCCTTTAATTTTCTGCTGCTCAGCCGAAACTCCGTATGGGAAGCGATTCTGCTGTTTGCGCGCGATACGCTCGTAATGGCACTGGTTTCGCTGGGGTGCTGTTTTCTGTTGCTGTATCTGATCGGGCGGATTAATCACCGGATTAAGTTTCTGCCCATTATCTCTGTCTTGTTTCTGGTTTACGCCATAGCTGAAATCAATCATCTCTCATCACTGCTGCTGATTCTGATTTTCGGGCTGTTTCTCAACAATACGGAGCTGTTTATTCGCGGGCGACTGAGCCTGGTTCTGAAAAACGATCTGTTTGAGAAAGAACTGGACCAGCTTAAAAACCTGACGGCTGAGGGCGCGTTTGTGGTGCGGACTTTTTTCTTTCTGATTCTGGGCTATGCTGCTGTGCCGCAGGAGTTGTTTGATAGAGATGCTTTGATTGTCAGCGGTATCTTTATGGTCGTAATCATCCTATGGCGGTGGCTGACCCTGCGGACAACGTATCCGGGCGCGTCCAAACCGCTGTTATGGGTTGCCCCGCGCGGACTTATCACGATATTGCTGTACCTCAACATACCCCAGGACCTGCGGTTGCTGGGTTTTCGCGAGGGGATTCCGATGCTGGTGGTTGTTTTATCGCTGCTGGTCATGACGGTAGGGGTATTGGGGTACAAATCTTCTTAA
- a CDS encoding SDR family oxidoreductase, translating to METQIPPQHQDVQPGIQAELDPQPKVIRYNYRGTNKLKDKVALITGGDSGIGQSVAVHFAREGADIAIVYTEREEVDAQQTKELVEAEGRQILLLPGDLKQADFCERVVEETIKRFGKLNIVVNNAAIQLQHKKFEEMQDEDLVNTYETNIYSFFRVTKAALKHLHEGDSIINTTSVTAYQGRADLPEYSSTKGAIMAFTRALAGNLAKKKIRVNGVAPGPIWTPLNPASVSAKEVAMFGKDVPMKRPGQPCEVAPAYVYLASEDSSYVTGQVIHPNGGTIING from the coding sequence ATGGAAACCCAGATTCCTCCTCAACATCAGGATGTTCAGCCGGGAATACAGGCCGAGCTGGACCCCCAGCCGAAAGTGATTCGCTACAACTACCGAGGCACCAATAAACTCAAAGACAAAGTAGCCCTCATAACAGGTGGCGACAGCGGCATTGGTCAGTCGGTGGCCGTACATTTCGCCCGGGAAGGTGCCGACATAGCCATTGTTTATACCGAACGCGAGGAAGTAGACGCGCAGCAAACCAAAGAGCTGGTCGAGGCCGAAGGTCGGCAAATTCTTTTACTGCCCGGCGACCTGAAGCAGGCTGATTTCTGCGAGCGAGTCGTCGAAGAAACCATCAAGCGTTTCGGAAAGCTCAATATTGTCGTCAATAATGCCGCCATACAGCTTCAGCACAAGAAGTTTGAAGAAATGCAGGACGAGGACCTGGTGAATACGTACGAGACGAACATCTACTCGTTTTTCCGGGTGACCAAGGCCGCTCTGAAGCATCTGCATGAGGGCGACAGCATCATCAACACCACCTCCGTGACGGCCTACCAGGGACGCGCCGACTTGCCGGAGTATTCCTCTACGAAAGGTGCCATTATGGCCTTCACCCGCGCGCTGGCCGGGAACCTGGCCAAGAAGAAAATTCGGGTCAACGGCGTTGCGCCCGGCCCGATCTGGACACCGCTGAATCCGGCTTCGGTTTCGGCCAAAGAAGTAGCCATGTTCGGCAAAGATGTACCGATGAAACGCCCCGGTCAGCCCTGCGAAGTAGCCCCGGCTTATGTGTATCTGGCTTCTGAAGACTCTTCCTACGTAACCGGACAGGTCATTCACCCCAACGGCGGCACAATTATCAATGGCTAA
- a CDS encoding GMC oxidoreductase, producing MTINGDAKAARTYDAIVIGSGISGGWAAKELCEKGLKTLVLERGRDVRHIVDYPTATLNPWDFPHRNRMPEAFDQENPIATKCYALDEATQQFFVKDAEHPYVQEKPFDWIRGYQVGGKSLIWARQTQRWSRFDFEANARDGAAIDWPVRYADIAPWYSHVEKFVGISGNKDGLETLPDGEFLKPWELNCVEKHIQKRVAENYKDRHVIIGRCAHLTEPKQIHYDQGRAQCQARHLCYRGCPYGGYFSSNSSTIPWAAKTEKLTLRPDSIVHSIIYDDAKGKATGVRVIDAHTKEMSEYYARIIFVNAACLNTNLILLNSISRRFPNGLGNDNGLLGRYVAFHNYRGNIVADYEGFADGYFYGRRPTTAFMPNFRNVDRQETDFQRGYMVAFSASRGNWQRGAGQEGFGAEFKDKLSDPGAWHVFMMMQAETVPRYENHVRLSTDHKDPWGIPQLVTSIGYTDNDVKVMNDFLTQGAEMLEKSGCINIRPYDDHRNPGLDIHEMGGVRMGRDPKTSLINAHNQLHAVKNVFVTDGAAMTSTGTQNPSLTFMALTARATNYAVGEMKKKNL from the coding sequence ATGACTATCAACGGCGATGCCAAAGCTGCTCGGACCTACGATGCCATTGTAATTGGCTCGGGTATCAGTGGTGGCTGGGCGGCAAAGGAACTCTGCGAAAAAGGCTTGAAAACACTCGTTCTTGAACGTGGGCGCGATGTTCGGCATATTGTGGACTACCCCACGGCAACGCTGAACCCCTGGGACTTTCCGCACCGGAACCGGATGCCCGAAGCCTTCGACCAGGAGAATCCAATTGCCACCAAATGCTATGCACTGGACGAAGCTACCCAGCAGTTTTTCGTCAAAGACGCCGAGCATCCTTACGTGCAGGAGAAGCCCTTCGACTGGATTCGGGGCTATCAGGTGGGCGGGAAATCGCTTATCTGGGCGCGGCAGACGCAACGCTGGAGCCGGTTTGATTTTGAAGCGAACGCCCGCGATGGAGCTGCCATCGACTGGCCTGTTCGTTACGCCGATATTGCCCCCTGGTATAGCCACGTTGAAAAATTCGTCGGGATCAGCGGTAATAAAGACGGTCTGGAGACGCTGCCCGACGGCGAATTCCTAAAGCCCTGGGAGCTAAACTGCGTTGAAAAGCACATCCAGAAGCGGGTTGCTGAAAATTATAAAGACCGGCACGTAATCATCGGCCGCTGCGCCCACCTGACCGAACCGAAGCAGATTCATTATGATCAGGGGCGGGCGCAGTGTCAGGCGCGGCATCTGTGCTACCGGGGCTGTCCGTATGGCGGTTACTTCAGCAGCAATTCGTCGACTATACCGTGGGCGGCTAAGACGGAAAAACTGACGTTACGCCCCGATTCGATCGTGCATTCGATCATCTACGACGATGCGAAAGGCAAGGCTACGGGCGTTCGGGTGATTGATGCGCATACGAAAGAAATGTCGGAGTATTACGCCCGCATTATCTTCGTCAATGCCGCCTGCCTGAACACTAATCTGATTCTGCTAAATTCCATTTCGCGTCGGTTTCCGAACGGACTGGGCAATGATAACGGGCTGCTAGGAAGGTACGTAGCCTTCCATAATTACCGGGGCAACATCGTCGCTGACTACGAAGGGTTTGCAGACGGTTATTTCTATGGCCGACGCCCGACAACGGCCTTCATGCCCAACTTTCGTAACGTTGACCGGCAGGAAACTGATTTTCAGCGGGGCTATATGGTCGCCTTTAGCGCGTCTCGCGGCAACTGGCAGCGGGGCGCAGGTCAGGAGGGGTTCGGCGCTGAGTTTAAGGATAAGCTAAGCGATCCGGGCGCGTGGCACGTATTCATGATGATGCAGGCCGAAACCGTACCCCGTTATGAAAACCACGTCCGGCTCAGCACCGATCATAAAGACCCCTGGGGTATCCCGCAACTCGTTACGTCTATTGGCTATACCGACAACGACGTAAAGGTGATGAACGACTTTCTGACGCAGGGTGCCGAGATGCTGGAAAAATCGGGCTGCATAAACATCCGCCCCTACGACGATCATCGCAATCCCGGCCTTGATATTCACGAAATGGGAGGTGTGCGCATGGGCCGTGACCCGAAAACGTCTTTAATCAACGCCCATAACCAACTGCATGCAGTGAAGAATGTGTTTGTGACCGACGGAGCGGCCATGACATCCACCGGTACGCAGAACCCATCCCTTACGTTCATGGCACTGACAGCCCGGGCTACCAACTACGCAGTCGGCGAAATGAAGAAGAAAAATCTATAA
- a CDS encoding PE-PGRS family protein, with the protein MRNLVLLISLLTLASCKLETPGVFSVQFAADPTATPVAPGQIDEASGIADSRSQPGNLWINQDSGTPAELALLGYDGQVKGRVAIPQFGNRDWEEIAIGPGPKDGTNYIYIGEIGDNDGQQPISQIYRLPEPANLQTPVTQVERINFRYPDGPRDAEAMFVDPQTKDIYIITKREQNVHLYSLPYPQNINEVTVAQSFGELPSFGQGLPYYVTGAAISPDGSEILVRTYTGLFYWKRNAGQSIADVLQHGNRRSLTVRLEPQGEAVCFTKDGRGFFTISERASASSVSLLYYARR; encoded by the coding sequence ATGCGTAACCTTGTTCTCCTGATCAGTTTATTAACGCTTGCTTCGTGTAAACTCGAAACGCCCGGTGTTTTTTCGGTCCAGTTTGCCGCTGATCCTACGGCGACGCCGGTTGCTCCCGGTCAGATTGACGAAGCCTCGGGTATAGCCGATAGCCGTAGCCAACCTGGTAATCTCTGGATCAATCAGGACAGCGGCACCCCGGCCGAGCTGGCTTTGCTGGGATACGACGGTCAGGTAAAGGGTAGGGTAGCCATTCCTCAGTTCGGCAATCGCGACTGGGAGGAGATTGCCATCGGCCCGGGCCCCAAAGACGGAACAAACTATATTTATATCGGGGAAATCGGCGACAACGACGGTCAGCAGCCCATCAGTCAGATTTACCGGCTGCCCGAACCAGCTAATTTACAAACGCCCGTTACGCAGGTAGAACGGATCAACTTTCGCTATCCCGACGGACCGCGCGATGCTGAAGCCATGTTCGTTGACCCGCAGACGAAAGACATTTATATCATTACGAAGCGCGAGCAGAACGTACACCTCTACAGCCTGCCATACCCGCAGAATATAAATGAGGTAACTGTGGCGCAGTCGTTTGGTGAGCTACCATCGTTCGGTCAGGGCCTACCGTATTACGTAACGGGGGCGGCTATCTCACCCGATGGCAGCGAAATTCTGGTTCGTACCTATACCGGGCTGTTCTACTGGAAACGGAACGCCGGCCAGAGCATCGCCGATGTGCTTCAGCATGGCAACCGGCGTTCACTGACAGTTCGGCTGGAGCCGCAGGGTGAAGCGGTTTGCTTTACCAAAGACGGCAGAGGCTTTTTCACAATCAGCGAGCGAGCCAGCGCGTCGTCGGTCAGTCTGCTGTATTACGCCCGTAGGTAA